A region from the Gavia stellata isolate bGavSte3 chromosome 12, bGavSte3.hap2, whole genome shotgun sequence genome encodes:
- the TMEM40 gene encoding transmembrane protein 40 — translation MENLNVPFPDPTEEQQDIFQRVFTADADYLEDHEKMNQSFWESLVKCLATTDPPILNTEEMNNLLNSCSVLPGGCAACLKAIEKKGVRAMAVLYLLLKTTHPSGYRQLPSSKGKDEKLKLLKRLERNLMLSQGEKKAENSSHESMDEDTQDSDGEDLGRQKTEGQLLEGIPAEVVPYRDSEITRREDSIADAYENENTRLHQWTVRWMGIRKDDEFFHFVILCFAIGTLLICYYYYKDWTVSVGTGLITFASLETTGIYFGLVYRIRSIVDSFVPLIDKFRPTVPFAHPEIAATVRRPVRTQHSSYLTCQGLN, via the exons ATGGAGAACTTGAATGTCCCATTCCCAGATCCTACTGAAGAACAGCAAG ACATTTTCCAGAGGGTTTTTACTGCTGATGCAGATTACTTAGAGGATCATGAGAAAATGAACCAGTCCTTCTGGGAATCACTTGTAAAATGTTTAGCCACCACTGACCCACCTATCCTGAATACTGAAGAAATGAACAAT CTCCTCAACAGCTGCAGTGTCCTGCCTGGAGGCTGTGCAGCCTGCCTGAAAGCCATAGAGAAGAAAGGAGTCAGGGCAATGGCTGTTCTTTACCTCCTGCTGAAGACAACCCACCCATCTGGATATAGGCAGCTGCCCAGCTCCAAGGGAAAAG ACGAAAAATTGAAACTCCTGAAGAGATTGGAAAGGAACCTCATGCTttcacaaggggaaaaaaaggcgGAAAACTCATCCCATGAGTCCATGGATGAGGATACACAAG ACAGTGATGGGGAAGATTTAGGAAGACAGAAGACTGAAGGCCAATTACTTGAAG GCATACCAGCAGAGGTTGTTCCCTACAGAGATTCAG AGATTACCAGAAGAGAAGATTCAATTGCAGATG caTATGAGAACGAGAACACTCGCCTCCATCAGTGGACAGTACGGTGGATGGGCATACGGAAGGatg AtgaattctttcattttgtcattctttgttttgcaaTTGGAACTTTACTAATTTGCTACTACTACTACAAAG ATTGGACTGTTTCTGTTGGAACCGGTTTAATCACCTTTGCTTCCCTGGAAACCACTGGGATATACTTTGGTCTAG TGTATCGAATTCGGAGCATAGTTGACAGTTTCGTTCCTCTGATTGACAAATTCAGGCCAACAG TTCCATTTGCACATCCAGAAATAGCAGCAACTGTACGCAGGCCTGTACgaacacagcacagcagttaCCTAACATGTCAGGGGTTAAATTAA
- the BRK1 gene encoding protein BRICK1 produces MSVQEDPVQREIHQDWANREYIEVITSSIKKIADFLNSFDMSCRSRLATLNEKLTALERRIEYIEARVTKGETLT; encoded by the exons aTGTCGGTGCAGGAGGACCCGGTGCAGCGGGAGATCCATCAGGACTGGGCCAACCGCGAGTACATCGAGGTGATCACCAGCTCCATCAAGAAGATCGCGGACTTCCTCAACTCCTTCG ACATGTCGTGCCGGTCCCGGCTGGCCACCCTGAACGAGAAGCTGACGGCGCTCGAGCGCAGGATCGAGTACATCGAGGCCCGG GTCACCAAGGGCGAGACGCTGACGTAG